Proteins from one Drosophila gunungcola strain Sukarami chromosome 3R, Dgunungcola_SK_2, whole genome shotgun sequence genomic window:
- the LOC128261222 gene encoding LOW QUALITY PROTEIN: sulfhydryl oxidase 1 (The sequence of the model RefSeq protein was modified relative to this genomic sequence to represent the inferred CDS: inserted 1 base in 1 codon) translates to MNQWQYKSDLSIILCLLIFSCGLLANELLYKPDDNVQKLDSTTFETQLNESTAAKLVKFYNGFCEDTQKFIPVFKNLSRKLYKWIRILKVNVLDCSQDMNHRICRTFNIHKTPTLRYFPPNYTRSSDGLGIEITSRNANEIESVLALHLQKLKYFKMFAREDNVTYIFRDHTYVKYVVLVFQMCMSNFLPHWETGHSMEERIAHLDDCNDDNPVISAIGRNTLLALLRYDEVVVRVFDDHGIYNKFGISPVPNLLVLVNSAGNLLFLTPEMDTSEAYVAAIEQFLKFMDHKPQSPLPKTLPTNIXAALRTDIFEQLENQPHRVFRADLERAIDHILNVELPKTPLFVGRKLTVLRNFLRLLNYISPLHPEAKEKITSLYYSIRVRRKLSGVELKELIWKSFKEYKFRGKLYIGCIASRPFLRGFDCSLWTLFHYFTVESGHINDGSVLLVFTGYVQFFMECRECRRKLKKFEVLRPITDLAKKDAQILWLWEAHNNINKLLAGGSTEDPKFPKIQFPSEKDCPRCRDDQSKWRMDEVLKYLKHIYCHENLSWFGMASAYAYTS, encoded by the exons ATGAATCAATGGCAATATAAGTCAGATTTATCAATTATTCTATGCCTTCTTATTTTTTCCTGTGGACTTTTGGCAAACGAGTTGCTTTATAAGCCGGATGACAATGTGCAAAAACTCGATTCCACAACATTTGAAACTCAACTTAACGAGTCGACGGCGGCAAAGCTGGTTAAATTCTACAACGGATTCTGTGAAGACACCCAAAAATTTATACCCGTGTTCAAGAATCTGTCCCGAAAACTTTACAAATGGATACGCATACTGAAGGTCAACGTTCTCGATTGCTCGCAGGACATGAACCACAGGATCTGCCGCACTTTCAACATCCACAAAACGCCTACGCTGCGATACTTTCCACCGAATTACACTCGAAGCAGCGATGGCCTGGGCATTGAGATCACCAGTCGGAATGCCAACGAAATTGAGTCGGTACTGGCATTACATCTGCAAAAGTTAAAGTACTTTAAAATGTTCGCGCGGGAGGACAATGTGACGTATATATTCCGGGACCACACCTACGTGAAGTACGTTGTTTTGGTCTTCCAGATGTGCATGTCCAATTTCCTACCTCACTGGGAGACCGGGCATTCCATGGAGGAGAGAATTGCCCACCTGGACGATTGCAATGATGACAATCCGGTCATTTCGGCCATTGGAAGGAACACTCTGCTCGCATTGCTGCGCTATGACGAAGTCGTGGTGCGCGTCTTTGACGATCATGGCATATACAACAAGTTTGGCATATCACCGGTGCCAAATTTGCTGGTACTCGTGAATAGCGCTGGAAATCTGCTGTTCCTCACCCCCGAGATGGACACTAGTGAGGCTTATGTGGCTGCCATCGAGCAGTTCCTAAAGTTTATGGACCACAAGCCACAGTCGCCACTGCCAAAAACGCTGCCCACCAACA ATGCTGCCCTGCGGACCGATATATTTGAGCAGCTTGAAAACCAACCGCATCGAGTCTTTCGAGCCGATCTGGAACGGGCAATTGACCACATCCTCAACGTGGAACTACCCAAGACACCACTGTTTGTGGGCAGAAAGCTAACTGTCCTGCGCAATTTTCTCAGGCTGCTTAACTACATAAGCCCTCTGCATCCGGAGGCAAAAGAAAAGATCACCAGTCTATACTATTCGATTAGAGTTAGGAGAAAACTTTCGGGAGTCGAGCTGAAGGAATTGATTTGGAAATCCTTCAAGGAATATAAGTTCCGCGGCAAGCTATATATTGGATGCATTGCCTCACGACCTTTTTTGCGAGGCTTCGATTGCTCCCTTTGGACACTTTTCCATTATTTCACCGTAGAATCGGGCCACATTAATGATGGTTCCGTTTTGTTGGTCTTTACAGGgtatgtacaattttttatggaGTGCAGGGAGTGCCGGAGGAAGCTAAAGAAATTCGAGGTACTTCGACCAATTACTGACTTGGCCAAGAAGGACGCTCAGATATTGTGGCTGTGGGAAGCCCATAATAACATAAACAAGCTGCTGGCCGGCGGTTCTACTGAGGATCCCAAATTCCCAAAGATTCAGTTTCCAAGCGAAAAGGATTGTCCCAGATGTCGGGATGACCAGTCCAAGTGGCGCATGGATGAAGTGCTGAAGTATCTAAAACACATCTATTGCCATGAGAACCTTAGCTGGTTCGGAATGGCATCCGCATACGCTTACacttcataa
- the LOC128264775 gene encoding myogenic-determination protein — MTKYNSGSSELPAGHGIKQEYNNGYGQQSHPGYGYNSYSQHQQPAAIPSQNPHQTLQNFFSRFNAVGDAGAGNIGSTSISGAGSGSSCNYSQGNHPAEMDKQLGMTMTPSPIYTTDYDDENSSLSSEEHVLAPLVCSSAQSSRPCLTWACKACKKKSVTVDRRKAATMRERRRLRKVNEAFEILKRRTSSNPNQRLPKVEILRNAIEYIESLEDLLQESNPTRDGDNLAPSLSGKSCQSDYLSSYAGAYLEDKLSFYNKHMEKYGQFTDFEGNANGSSLDCLNLIVQSINKSTTSPIQSKATPSPADSKTPPTSGVPPSTSLHANFKRKCST, encoded by the exons ATGACCAAGTACAATAGCGGTAGTAGTGAATTGCCCGCTGGTCACGGCATCAAGCAGGAGTACAACAACGGCTATGGCCAGCAATCTCATCCTGGTTATGGATACAACAGCTATAGCCAGCACCAGCAACCGGCCGCCATTCCCAGCCAGAATCCTCACCAGACGCTGCAGAATTTCTTCAGCCGCTTCAATGCCGTCGGGGATGCCGGTGCGGGAAACATTGGCTCCACTTCCATCTCGGGCGCTGGATCGGGATCCTCCTGCAACTACAGCCAGGGAAACCATCCGGCGGAGATGGACAAACAGCTGGGCATGACCATGACGCCTTCGCCCATCTACACCACCGACTACGATGACGAGAACAGCAGTCTCAGCTCCGAGGAGCACGTCCTGGCGCCCCTCGTCTGCTCCTCCGCCCAATCCTCGCGACCCTGCCTCACCTGGGCCTGCAAGGCGTGCAAGAAGAAGAGCGTCACCGTGGACCGACGGAAGGCGGCCACCATGCGGGAACGCCGGCGACTGAGAAAG GTTAACGAGGCCTTTGAGATCCTCAAGCGACGCACATCGTCCAATCCCAACCAGCGGCTGCCCAAGGTCGAGATCTTGCGCAATGCCATCGAGTATATCGAGAGCCTGGAGGACTTGCTGCAG GAATCCAATCCTACACGCGATGGCGACAACCTGGCGCCCAGTCTAAGCGGCAAAAGCTGCCAGTCCGATTATCTG AGCTCGTATGCCGGGGCTTATCTGGAAGATAAACTCAGTTTCTACAACAAGCACATGGAGAAGTATGGTCAGTTTACAG ACTTTGAAGGCAATGCCAATGGTTCGAGTTTGGACTGTCTCAACCTAATAGTCCAGAGCATCAACAAGAGCACCACGAGTCCCATTCAAAGCAAGGCCACGCCCTCACCTGCAGATTCCAAGACGCCGCCCACATCCGGAGTGCCGCCATCCACATCGCTGCATGCGAACTTCAAGCGGAAATGCAGCACTTAG
- the LOC128266397 gene encoding outer dense fiber protein 3-like protein 2, with the protein MSCNRSFGPGPGAYNLPSTFGYENCDKRMQRSPQFSFGTSPRTCNNARKVEGPGPAAYHLGKVTRFGRPSAEEYAIFRC; encoded by the exons atGTCGTGTAATAGATCTTttg GACCTGGACCTGGCGCCTATAACCTGCCCAGTACCTTTGGCTATGAGAACTGCGACAAGCGGATGCAGAGAAGCCCACAGTTCTCATTTGGAACGAGTCCGAGGACCTGTAACAATGCCAGGAAAGTCGAAGGGCCTGGACCAGCTGCCTACCATCTGGGCAAGGTCACGCGATTTGGAAGGCCTTCTGCCGAGGAGTACGCTATTTTCCGTTGTTAA
- the LOC128266396 gene encoding LOW QUALITY PROTEIN: lysosomal acid glucosylceramidase (The sequence of the model RefSeq protein was modified relative to this genomic sequence to represent the inferred CDS: inserted 1 base in 1 codon) has translation MFASRGVLVLGLLLLSAIGGRSESIPCKLRDASHGKVCVCTADYCDYLENPVLTDENEWYLISSSKQGLRFSTTSDKFGTEKKVTVQDYVEQVPEAANETIVSRLLDDVVASAFTLESRESSITRSVTLRLDRTKTHQKMVGFGGSYTGSVTYLVDNFKKSELGDHLYKSYYAEQGLGFNLMRVPIGGCDFDLEPWSYAEEEGNTLLSDMDELDERDVARVAQIRRLVEVSGVKNLLVKGTAWSAPPWMKTNNRWTGFGRLKKQYYQIWADYHLRWLKLMEDNGIPIWAISTGNEPLNGIFFMFFVKFMSMGWTPQTQAVFLNDYLGPAIRNSEFKDIILFGNDDQRFTFPTWFKMMNRTRPNSIDYLDGLAVHWYWDEIFGSSFIEQTTEYAPDKILIVSESCIGDKPWQAAAPLLGSWERAEKYARDYLLNLKLGFHGWIDWNICLDEGGGPNYVDNXVDAPVIVNTTTFEEFYKQPMFYAMGHFSKLVPEGSVRIDAVPSNVNLDSVAFLRPDNKIAAVLFNSGRADLDITLVDSVRGQFVVNVPAKSIHTLLYS, from the exons ATGTTTGCCAGCAGAGGAGTCCTTGTGCTGGGCTTGTTGCTGCTATCGGCAATCG GTGGCCGATCCGAATCGATCCCCTGCAAATTGAGGGACGCGAGCCATGGCAAGGTGTGCGTCTGCACGGCGGACTACTGTGACTATCTGGAGAATCCCGTCCTGACGGACGAGAACGAGTGGTACCTGATCTCCAGCTCCAAACAGGGCTTGCGATTCTCCACAACCAGTGATAAGTTCGGCACAGAGAAGAAAGTCACGGTGCAGGATTACGTGGAGCAGGTCCCAGAGGCGGCGAATGAAACTATAGTGTCCCGGCTGCTCGATGATGTGGTGGCCAGTGCCTTTACTTTGGAGTCCCGCGAGAGCTCCATCACCCGCTCGGTGACCCTGCGGTTGGACCGGACGAAGACCCACCAGAAGATGGTTGGCTTCGGGGGCAGCTATACCGGATCCGTAACCTATCTGGTGGATAACTTCAAGAAGTCAGAGCTAGGGGACCACCTCTACAAGTCCTACTATGCAGAGCAGGGATTGGGCTTCAATCTGATGCGCGTACCGATTGGCGGCTGCGACTTCGATCTGGAACCCTGGTCCTACGCCGAGGAGGAGGGCAACACCCTGCTCTCGGACATGGACGAGCTGGACGAGCGCGATGTGGCGCGAGTGGCGCAGATCAGGCGCCTCGTCGAGGTGTCCGGCGTGAAGAACCTGCTGGTCAAGGGCACCGCTTGGAGTGCCCCGCCCTGGATGAAGACCAACAACAGGTGGACTGGATTCGGACGGCTCAAGAAGCAATACTACCAGATCTGGGCCGACTACCACCTGCGCTGGCTCAAACTGATGGAGGACAATGGCATTCCCATCTGGGCCATTTCCACGGGCAATGAGCCGCTGAACGGCattttctttatgtttttcGTAAAGTTCATGAGCATGGGATGGACGCCACAGACGCAGGCCGTTTTCCTGAATGATTATCTGGGTCCCGCCATCCGGAACTCCGAGTTCAAGGACATCATCCTTTTTGGCAACGATGACCAACGCTTCACCTTTCCCACCTGGTTTAAAATG ATGAACCGTACTCGCCCCAACTCGATCGATTATCTGGATGGATTAGCGGTGCACTGGTATTGGGATGAGATTTTCGGCAGCAGCTTTATCGAGCAGACCACCGAGTATGCGCCCGACAAGATTTTGATCGTATCTGAGTCGTGCATCGGGGATAAACCCTGGCAGGCAGCTGCTCCATTGCTGGGAAGTTGGGAGCGGGCTGAAAAGTACGCCCGTGACTACCTGCTCAACCTAAAACTGGGCTTCCACGGCTGGATCGACTGGAACATATGTCTGGACGAGGGGGGCGGACCCAATTATGTGGACA ATGTGGATGCCCCAGTCATTGTCAATACTACAA CCTTCGAGGAGTTCTACAAGCAGCCCATGTTCTATGCCATGGGTCATTTCTCCAAACTGGTGCCGGAGGGATCCGTTCGTATAGATGCCGTGCCCAGTAACGTCAACCTGGATTCGGTGGCATTCCTCCGACCGGACAACAAAATCGCCGCAGTTCTATTCAACAGCGGTCGCGCCGATCTGGACATCACTTTAGTGGACAGCGTACGGGGCCAGTTCGTCGTCAATGTTCCCGCCAAGTCCATTCACACCTTGCTCTACAGCTAA
- the LOC128252409 gene encoding uncharacterized protein LOC128252409 — MRRPLSPTLAKLAEQEVNETPDRIQQDIIILRVWIRQQPHLRARTDVDFLIAFLRRCRYSLEETKRRIDRYFTHYNLFPEIMNNRCVTQRLLDINRMGVCLYPDMPKGDSRSAIFIARFGHFDPNLYMLREIYHFSSMAMEVIALENDHASLAGICEIIDLEGVNSDKMRRFDRVLFRRWWNWLYNCSPLKVKEMYIINMPKDIQGTVMFLYNVLSMQVNYPIRVLKNSEELIEHIGKDSLPEEYGGTNGHLGECVAYMEDLLNSYRGYFEQDVNYGTIEELRPGEIATYEADSAVVDQLKITPTHITYLCTRIAPLTPKSPKPPAHRPWRCLQWFWHSVSIETSAGMATTSKLRPLNPQLAALAKSECNEEQAQRAANVSTIQTWIGKSPHLKAPTDEQLILAFLRRCRFSQEETKRRIDNYYSLRSVFPEVLGSRQVDEALLTQLQRGIHVIPTRPVSPQGPRVIISQFRNIDAKKSNPREAFKLVFIMLELLALECDNASISGVVWVADARDVTMEQMLQYDPFLLKKAFALVDQCIPLRFVEIHMINMRKEGQTIFNFVTKFLPSKLPFKFAVHKKSEDLYQHLPRDAMTIEYGGTNGYQAEAVDYWRQKLQDNKEYLAKDAQYGTNERLRVGLSSAWANGELDGMSGSFRKLDLD; from the exons ATGCGACGTCCGCTCTCGCCGACACTGGCCAAATTGGCCGAGCAGGAGGTGAACGAGACTCCCGACCGCATTCAGCAGGACATCATTATCCTGCGTGTCTGGATTCGCCAGCAGCCGCATCTGCGTGCCCGCACGGATGTGGACTTCCTGATCGCCTTCCTGAGACGCTGCCGGTACAGTTTGGAGGAGACCAAGCGCCGGATCGACCGCTACTTCACCCACTACAACCTCTTCCCGGAGATCATGAACAATCGCTGTGTAACGCAGCGCCTCCTGGACATCAATCGCATGGG AGTATGTCTATATCCGGATATGCCCAAAGGAGATAGTCGTTCAGCCATTTTCATAGCCCGTTTTGGCCACTTCGATCCCAATCTGTACATGCTGCGCGAAATCTATCACTTTTCCTCGATGGCCATGGAGGTGATAGCTCTGGAGAATGACCATGCCTCCCTGGCGGGCATCTGTGAAATCATCGACCTCGAGGGCGTCAACTCGGACAAGATGCGGCGATTCGACAGGGTTCTATTCCGGAGGTGGTGGAACTGGCTGTACAACTGCAGTCCGCTGAAGGTCAAGGAGATGTACATTATTAACATGCCCAAGGATATTCAGGGCACCGTCATGTTTCTCTACAACGTGCTCAGCATGCAGGTTAACTATCCG ATTCGCGTGCTAAAGAACAGCGAGGAGCTGATCGAGCACATTGGCAAGGACTCACTGCCCGAGGAGTACGGGGGCACCAATGGCCACTTGGGCGAGTGCGTGGCCTACATGGAGGACCTGCTGAACAGCTATCGCGGGTACTTCGAGCAGGACGTCAACTACGGGACCATCGAGGAGCTGCGTCCCGGCGAGATAGCCACCTATGAGGCCGA CTCTGCTGTAGTCGATCAATTAAAGATAACACCCACCCATATCACCTATCTATGCACTCGT ATAGCGCCACTAACACCAAAGTCCCCAAAGCCACCAGCACATCGACCATGGCGGTGCCTCCAGTGGTTTTGGCATTCAGTTAGCATTGAGACGAGCGCCGGAATGGCGACGACCAGCAAGCTGAGACCTCTCAATCCCCAGCTGGCGGCTCTGGCCAAGAGCGAGTGCAACGAGGAGCAGGCCCAGCGTGCCGCGAACGTGTCCACCATCCAGACGTGGATCGGCAAGTCGCCGCACCTCAAGGCCCCCACCGACGAGCAGCTGATCCTGGCCTTCCTGCGGCGCTGCCGTTTCAGCCAGGAGGAGACCAAGCGACGCATCGACAACTACTACTCCCTGCGCAGTGTGTTCCCCGAGGTTTTGGGATCGCGGCAGGTGGATGAGGCGCTGCTCACCCAGCTGCAAAGAGG GATCCATGTGATACCCACTCGACCTGTGAGTCCACAGGGACCGAGGGTTATCATCTCGCAGTTCCGGAACATCGATGCCAAGAAGTCGAATCCCCGCGAGGCCTTCAAACTGGTCTTCATCATGCTGGAACTACTGGCCCTGGAGTGCGATAACGCCTCGATTTCCGGCGTCGTCTGGGTGGCGGATGCCCGGGACGTGACCATGGAGCAGATGCTGCAATACGATCCCTTCCTGCTGAAGAAGGCGTTCGCCTTGGTGGATCAGTGCATTCCCCTGCGATTTGTGGAGATTCACATGATCAATATGCGAAAGGAAGGGCAGACCATTTTCAACTTTGTAACAAAGTTTTTACCCTCCAAACTACCCTTTAAG TTCGCGGTGCACAAAAAGTCGGAGGATCTGTACCAGCACCTGCCCAGAGATGCGATGACCATCGAGTATGGAGGAACCAATGGCTACCAGGCGGAGGCCGTGGACTACTGGCGCCAGAAGCTGCAGGACAACAAGGAGTACCTGGCCAAGGACGCCCAGTACGGGACCAATGAGAGGCTCCGCGTCGGACTTTCCAGTGCCTGGGCCAATGGCGAACTGGATGGGATGAGCGGCTCCTTCCGCAAACTGGATCTGGACTAA
- the LOC128266246 gene encoding lysosomal acid glucosylceramidase yields MTTIRLCFLFAAIVICAGASESQLPCDLRETSHGSVCVCNSTYCDYLEQPELTDSSQIVLISSSKDGLRFKKTTGDLSDNKPITVEDKQFTDENFKAEAIVVDQHRAWLQLANIPQRLFINASTRTVRISVKREQQYQNVSVFGGAFTGTVSHLLKQLPAELQDHVYKSYFHQDGIAYNTVRMSIGGSDFDLEPWAYNEWPRNDPKLSNFTALDPRDLQKIEQLKRLKTVSQLDELKIMGAAWSAPRWMKTNDRWTGFGQLKSEYYQTWALYHLKFLELMRSKNMPIWAISTGNEPLNGVIGFFFVHFMSMGWTPWQQAIWLSDNLGPTIRNSAQSKVLIFGNDDQRYTYPSWFRKMRSSRNNSLSYLDGLSVHWYWDELIGPQLIDQAHSEMPNKMLLNTESCLGDKPWQTHGPELGSWQRGESYMRAYTQDLQHNFNGWLDWNLVLDEQGGPNYVNNFVDAPVIVNATSRSELYKQPLFYAIGHFSKFLPPQSVRIETRIEDQGNSFTQLSVVGFQRPDGTLALIIYNGQNLPVNVALADSQRGAINLRLPPRSWHTVLYM; encoded by the exons ATGACGACAATTCGgctttgctttctttttgcAGCGATCGTAATCTGTGCAG GTGCTTCGGAAAGTCAGCTGCCCTGCGATTTGCGAGAAACAAGTCATGGAAGCGTGTGCGTTTGCAACAGCACCTACTGCGATTACCTCGAACAACCCGAGCTCACTGATAGCTCCCAGATTGTGCTGATTAGCTCCAGCAAG GATGGCTTACGCTTCAAGAAGACAACGGGTGATCTTTCCGATAATAAACCTATAACAGTGGAAGACAAACAGTTTACTGATGAGAACTTCAAGGCAGAGGCGATTGTGGTAGATCAGCACAGAGCCTGGTTGCAGTTGGCCAATATTCCCCAACGCCTGT tTATCAATGCGAGCACTAGAACCGTGCGGATTTCCGTGAAACGAGAGCAACAATATCAGAATGTCAGCGTTTTTGGTGGAGCCTTTACAGGAACAGTGTCCCATTTACTCAAGCAATTGCCAGCAGAGCTGCAGGATCATGTTTATAA ATCGTATTTCCATCAAGATGGCATTGCGTACAACACCGTTCGCATGTCCATTGGTGGTTCTGACTTCGATTTGGAACCCTGGGCCTATAATGAGTGGCCTCGCAATGATCCAAAATTAAGTAACTTCACAGCCCTCGATCCAAGGGATCTGCAGAAAATCGAGCAACTGAAAAGGCTAAAGACCGTGTCTCAACTGGACGAACTGAAGATCATGGGCGCCGCCTGGAGTGCCCCACGCTGGATGAAGACCAACGATCGCTGGACAGGATTCGGGCAGCTGAAATCGGAATATTACCAGACCTGGGCTCTCTACCACCTCAA ATTTCTCGAACTCATGCGGTCTAAAAATATGCCGATTTGGGCCATATCCACCGGCAATGAGCCGCTAAACGGCGTCATCGGCTTCTTCTTTGTGCACTTCATGAGCATGGGCTGGACGCCCTGGCAGCAG GCTATTTGGCTGAGCGACAATCTGGGACCGACCATCAGGAACTCGGCGCAGAGCAAGGTGCTCATCTTCGGCAATGACGACCAGCGCTACACGTATCCCTCGTGGTTCAGAAAG ATGCGCTCCTCCCGCAACAATTCGCTGTCCTATTTGGATGGCCTGTCCGTCCACTGGTACTGGGATGAGTTGATTGGCCCGCAGCTCATCGACCAGGCGCACTCGGAAATGCCGAACAAGATGCTTTTGAACACGGAGTCCTGCCTGGGGGACAAGCCCTGGCAGACCCACGGACCGGAGCTGGGCAGTTGGCAGCGTGGTGAGAGCTACATGCGGGCCTACACCCAGGACCTGCAGCACAACTTCAACGGCTGGCTGGACTGGAACCTAGTGCTGGACGAACAGGGCGGCCCCAACTACGTGAATAACTTCGTCGACGCTCCGGTCATCGTGAATGCCACCAGTCGCAGTGAGCTCTATAAACAGCCCCTCTTCTATGCCATAGGGCACTTCTCCAAGTTCCTCCCGCCCCAATCGGTGCGCATCGAGACGCGAATCGAGGACCAGGGCAATTCCTTCACCCAACTGAGTGTTGTGGGCTTCCAGCGACCCGACGGCACTCTGGCGTTGATCATCTACAATGG CCAGAACCTGCCGGTGAATGTGGCCCTCGCCGATAGCCAGCGTGGAGCGATCAACCTTCGCCTGCCGCCGCGCTCCTGGCACACGGTGCTCTACATGTGA